Proteins co-encoded in one Phycodurus eques isolate BA_2022a chromosome 21, UOR_Pequ_1.1, whole genome shotgun sequence genomic window:
- the scrib gene encoding protein scribble homolog isoform X15, which translates to MLKCIPLWRCNRHVESVDKRHCNLQAVPDEVFRYSRSLEELLLDANQLKELPKPFFRLLNLRKLGLSDNEIQRLPPEVANFMQLVELDISRNDIPEIPESIKFCRSLEIADFSGNPLSRLPDGFTQLRALAHLALNEVSLQTLPGDIGNLANLVTLELRENLLKCLPTSLSFLVKLEQLDLGSNELEVLPDTLGALPNLRELWLDRNQLSSLPSELGNLRRLVCLDVSENRLEELPSELDGLLALTDLLLTQNLLEVVPDSIGCLKQLSILKVDQNRLTHLTDSIGECENLTELVLTENLLQTLPRSLGKLKKLTNLNVDRNRLGAVPKELGGCASLNVLSLRDNRLGKLPAELADATELHVLDVAGNRLQNLPFALTNLNLKAMWLAENQSQPMLKFQTEDDERTGEKVLTCYLLPQQPSPSLENLLQNSVDDSWTDSNLNRVSVIQFQEETKTEDEDDEAAAERRGLQRRATPHPSELKVMKKGIEDRRNEAFAPRPEREDQPSDAQEKRLSDLSNQSHDSQVSDSTLSAISHEERREVALPSQREDLVDGHSRHEEEDLDEMEVEYIEPTVHFAEEPIIRGGDEDDGEEDGERSDEEDDMAPFPAEKQRLIRKDTPHYKKHFKITKLPQPETVAALLQGFNPDGLGSPARAAEDERDGHEEDEEDEGVGTPRLRLRVEASELEDSRYHVNSSQVKGVSFDQVNNLLIEPARIEEEEHTLTILRQTGGLGISIAGGKGSTPYKGDDEGIFISRVSEEGPAARAGVKVGDKLLEVNGVDLHKAEHHAAVEALRSSGAAVSMTVLRERMVEPENAITTTPLRPEDDYFPRERRSSSGLAFSLEGGHGQGAGLGPLQRLSTCLVRNDRGLGFSIAGGKGSTPYRTGDTGIYISRIAEGGAAHRDGTLRVGDRVISINGVDMTEARHDQAVALLTGTSPTIALLVERDPNAPRSPGLSRQRAHSPPPPEPSDSPDQDEEGLQGNHLGRMEDEYPIEFQRGWCMEVTLVKSGGPLGLSIVGGSDHASHPFGINEPGVFISKVIPHGLACESGLRVGDRILEVNAIDLRHATHQEAVRALLVNKQEIRMLVRRDPSPPGMQEIVIHKQPGEKLGISIRGGAKGHVGNPFDSTDEGIFISKVSSSGAAARDSRLQVGMRILEVNNHSLLGMTHTEAVRVLRAVGDSLVMLVCDGFDPRKVPTAEASPNKEPYASPGIIANPFASGIVRKNSMESISSIDRDLSPEEMDIMQKESEMVRETSQWEKEEMEKMERMRLEREEATRLLEEETENIGSGPLKLDYKTLAALPTTSLQKINRTPSSDYTSTESPIREAPYSPTIQPDMVYGVRNNFHAKQPSPEPELNNEVFDDGADGQEGAGGAAAVKVAARSALSPDRLEYMNLAAVPRLSRPSLDTQSPSPGGKDSPEQRSFRDRQKYFEIDVKQQTPDKPKPRVSLVGEDDLKKMREEEERKFEQRAREYLLDEEEEDDEEDLAKHVAQMKVTGKVLLDGVEYDVEPVSVPSQPCATPPGYCGSSGPSSVDGKGDTPRNSLDDSFRLEQRPNSMTGLIPVYAGDSAAPIRTAKAERRHQERLRMQSPELAVAPDKDLSPAEKRALEAEKRAMWRAARMKSLEQDALKAQMVIAKSRDGKKRGTLDQLAESPSPAPTPSPTPMEELISPRGLTSPGRLSLSSKSLLTRWTTCSSPTTARSIRVAPPARRPRTPCPLPRPSRRWRCTATSASCDKGAAVWRPPCPRNISHKHDTRRRVHFKETRKALLHIQPCLQSPSRPRFLPPG; encoded by the exons ATTGCCGGATGGTTTCACTCAGCTGCGAGCGCTGGCTCACTTGGCGCTCAACGAGGTGTCGTTGCAGACTCTGCCCGGCGACATCGGAAA TCTGGCCAACCTGGTGACGCTGGAGCTGAGGGAGAACCTGCTCAAGTGTCTGCCCAC GTCGCTGTCCTTCCTGGTGAAACTGGAACAGCTGGACCTGGGCAGCAACGAACTGGAAGTGTTG CCGGACACACTCGGCGCACTGCCCAACCTGAGGGAGCTTTGGCTGGACCGCAACCAGTTGTCCTCCTTACCATCG GAGCTGGGGAACCTCCGGAGACTGGTGTGTCTGGACGTGTCGGAGAATCGCCTGGAGGAGCTTCCCTCCGAGCTGGACGGCCTCCTGGCCCTCACCGACCTGCTGCTCACACAGAACCTGCTGGAGGTGGTTCCGGACAGCATAG GTTGTCTGAAGCAACTGTCCATCCTCAAGGTGGACCAAAACAGACTTACTCACCTGACGGACTCCATTGGAGAGTGTGAAAACCTGACGGAGCTCGTCCTGACCGAGAACCTCCTCCAG ACGCTTCCTCGCTCGCTGGGCAAGCTGAAGAAGCTGACCAACTTGAATGTGGACCGCAACCGCCTGGGCGCCGTGCCCAAGGAGCTGGGCGGCTGCGCCAGCCTCAACGTGCTCTCGCTGCGCGACAACCGCCTGGGCAAGCTACCCGCTGAGCTCGCCGACGCCACAGAGCTGCACGTGCTGGATGTGGCTGGGAACAG ATTACAAAATCTGCCTTTTGCCTTGACAAACCTCAATTTGAAGGCCATGTGGCTGGCAGAGAACCAGTCGCAGCCCATGCTCAAGTTCCAAACCGAGGATGACGAGCGCACGGGGGAGAAAGTGTTGACCTGCTACCTGCTGCCTCAGCAGCCTTCCCCCAGCCTTG AGAACCTGCTGCAGAACAGCGTGGACGACAGCTGGACGGACAGCAACCTGAACAGAGTCTCGGTCATTCAGTTCCAGGAAGAGACCAAGAccgaggacgaggacgacgaggCTGCCGCCGAGCGCAGG GGCCTTCAGCGTCGAGCCACACCTCATCCCAGCGAGCTAAAGGTGATGAAAAAGGGGATCGAGGACAGGCGGAACGAAGCGTTCGCGCCCAGGCCCGAAAGAGAAGATCAGCCCTCCGATGCGCAG gagaaacggctcagcgACCTCTCGAACCAGAGCCACGACTCGCAGGTGTCCGACAGCACGCTGTCAGCCATCTCCCACGAGGAGCGGCGAGAGGTCGCCTTGCCCTCCCAGAGAGAGGACCTTGTGGACGGGCACTCCCGCCACGAGGAGGAGGACCTGGATGAGATGGAGGTGGAGTACATTGAG CCCACCGTACACTTTGCCGAGGAGCCCATCATCCGCGGCGGGGACGAGGACGACGGCGAGGAAGACGGCGAGCGGAGCGACGAGGAAGATGACATGGCCCCCTTCCCCGCCGAGAAGCAGCGTCTCATCCGGAAGGACACGCCGCACTACAAGAAGCACTTCAAGATCACCAAGTTGCCCCAACCCGAGACGGTGGCGGCCCTCCTGCAGGGCTTCAACCCCGACGGGCTCGGCTCGCCCGCGCGGGCCGCCGAGGACGAGCGGGACGGGCacgaggaggacgaggaagacGAGGGCGTCGGTACCCCTCGACTACGTCTCAGGGTGGAGGCGTCGGAGCTGGAAGACAGCCGATACCACGTCAACTCCAGTCAAGTCAAG GGGGTGTCATTTGATCAAGTCAATAATCTGCTGATTGAACCTGCTCGAATTGAGGAGGAAGAG CACACCTTAACCATCCTGCGCCAAACGGGCGGCCTCGGCATCAGCATTGCCGGCGGGAAAGGGTCCACGCCGTACAAGGGGGACGACGAG GGTATCTTCATCTCCAGAGTTTCTGAGGAAGGACCTGCAGCCAGAGCAGGAGTGAAAGTAGGAGACAAGCTGCTGGAG GTGAACGGCGTGGACCTCCACAAGGCTGAGCACCACGCGGCCGTGGAGGCCCTGCGCAGTTCCGGGGCCGCCGTCTCCATGACGGTGCTGCGCGAGCGCATGGTGGAGCCGGAAAACGCCATCACCACCACGCCGCTCAGGCCCGAGGACGACTACTTCCCACGGGAGAGGCGCAGCAGCAGCGGGCTGGCCTTCAGCTTGGAGGGCGGTCACGGCCAGGGTGCCGGGTTAGGACCCCTGCAGCGCCTCTCCACCTGCTTGGTGCGCAACGACAGGGGGCTGGGCTTCAGCATCGCCGGAGGAAAGGGATCCACGCCGTACCGCACTGGGGACACG gGGATCTACATCTCTCGGATTGCAGAGGGGGGAGCAGCCCACCGAGACGGCACGCTACGCGTAGGCGACCGGGTCATCTCT ATCAATGGTGTAGACATGACAGAGGCCAGACATGACCAGGCAGTAGCGCTCCTTACCGGCACCTCGCCCACTATCGCCCTACTGGTTGAGCGAGACCCCAACGCCCCGCGCTCCCCGGGCCTCTCCCGGCAGCGGGCCCACTCCCCGCCGCCACCGGAGCCCTCGGACTCTCCGGACCAGGACGAAGAGGGCCTGCAGGGGAACCACCTGGGCCGAATGGAGGATGAATACCCCATTGAG TTCCAGAGAGGATGGTGCATG GAAGTGACGCTGGTCAAGTCAGGCGGTCCCCTCGGCCTGAGCATCGTGGGGGGCAGCGACCACGCCAGCCACCCCTTCGGCATCAACGAACCCGGGGTGTTCATCTCAAAG GTGATCCCTCACGGTTTGGCGTGTGAAAGCGGCTTGCGTGTGGGTGACCGGATCCTGGAGGTGAACGCCATCGACCTGCGCCACGCTACGCACCAGGAGGCCGTGCGGGCGCTGTTGGTCAACAAACAGGAGATCCGGATGCTGGTGCGCAGAGATCCCTCGCCGCCCGGGATGCAG GAAATTGTGATCCACAAGCAGCCAGGGGAGAAACTGGGAATCAGTATACGTGGAGGAGCTAAAGGCCACGTAGGAAATCCTTTTGACTCGACTGATGAGGGCATCTTCATATCCAAG GTGAGCTCAAGTGGCGCGGCCGCCCGGGACAGCCGGTTGCAGGTGGGCATGCGCATCCTGGAGGTGAACAACCACAGCTTGCTTGGCATGACGCACACAGAGGCCGTGCGAGTGTTGCGGGCCGTGGGCGACTCCCTGGTCATGCTGGTGTGCGACGGCTTCGACCCGCGCAAAGTGCCCACTGCGGAGGCGAGTCCCAACAAGGAGCCTTAT GCGTCTCCTGGCATCATCGCCAACCCTTTTGCATCAGGCATCGTTCGTAAAAACAGTATGGAGAGTATCTCTTCTATAGATAGAGACCTGAGCCCAGAAGAGATGGACATCATGCAAAAG GAGTCTGAGATGGTGAGGGAGACGTCCCAGTGGGAGAAGGAAGAGATGGAGAAAATG GAGCGTATGCGCTTGGAACGAGAGGAGGCAACTCGCCTGCTAGAAGAGGAGACCGAG AACATCGGCAGTGGACCTTTAAAGCTGGACTACAAAACCTTGGCAGCGTTGCCCACCACCAGCCTGCAGAAGATCAATAGG ACCCCATCATCTGATTACACCAGCACCGAGAGTCCAATCAGAGAAGCCCCCTACTCTCCGACAATCCAGCCG GACATGGTGTATGGTGTGAGGAACAATTTCCATGCCAAGCAGCCTTCTCCAGAG CCCGAGTTGAACAACGAGGTGTTTGACGACGGCGCGGACGGTCAGGAGGGGGCCGGCGGAGCTGCGGCCGTCAAGGTCGCGGCCCGCTCCGCCCTCTCGCCTGACCGTTTGGAGTACATGAATCTGGCGGCCGTGCCTCGTCTCTCCAGGCCGTCCCTGGACACGCAG AGTCCGTCGCCCGGTGGCAAGGACAGCCCGGAGCAGCGCTCCTTCCGGGATCGGCAGAAATACTTTGAGATCGACGTGAAGCAGCAGACGCCCGACAAGCCCAAGCCTCGCGTCTCGCTGGTCGGCGAGGACGACCTCAAGAAGATGAGGGAGGAGGAAG AGCGTAAATTTGAGCAGAGAGCGCGGGAGTACCTGCtggacgaagaggaggaggatgacgagGAGGACCTGGCCAAGCACGTGGCGCAGATGAAGGTGACTGGCAAGGTGCTGCTGGACGGAGTGGAGTACGACGTGGAGCCCGTGTCCGTGCCGTCGCAGCCGTGCGCCACGCCGCCCGGCTACTGCGGGAGTTCAGG GCCCTCGTCAGTGGACGGTAAAGGAGACACACCGAGGAATTCGTTGGACGACAGCTTCAGACTGGAGCAGCGGCCCAACTCCATGACTGG tTTGATCCCCGTGTACGCCGGTGACTCCGCGGCTCCCATTCGCACGGCCAAAGCCGAGCGGCGACACCAGGAGAGGCTCCGCATGCAGAGTCCGGAGCTGGCCGTGGCCCCGGACAAGGACCTCTCCCCCGCCGAGAAGCGAGCCCTGGAGGCCGAGAAGAGAGCCATGTGGAGAGCGGCACG GATGAAGTCTCTGGAACAGGACGCGCTCAAAGCCCAGATGGTCATCGCCAAGTCTCGGGACGGGAAAAAGCGCGGCACCCTGGACCAGCTGGCGGAGTCGCCCTCGCCCGCGCCCACACCCTCGCCCACCCCGATGGAAG AGCTCATCAGTCCTCGAGGACTAACCTCCCCGGGCAGACTG TCCCTGTCATCAAAGAG TCTCCTGACGCGGTGGACGACGTGCAGTTCACCGACGACGGCTCGCAGCATCCGG gTCGCGCCACCGGCCCGGAGGCCGAGGACCCCGTGCCCGCTACCTCGGCCCTCGAGGAGATGGCGCTGTACAGCAACAAGCGCAAGCTGCGACAAGGGCGCCGCAGTTTGGAGACCGCCGTGCCCACGTAACATCTCACATAAACACGACACAAGAAGAAGAGTCCATTTTAAAGAGACCAGGAAAGCGCTCCTTCATATCCAGCCTTGCCTTCAGTCGCCATCGAGACCGCGCTTCCTCCCGCCCGGCTAA
- the scrib gene encoding protein scribble homolog isoform X3, which produces MLKCIPLWRCNRHVESVDKRHCNLQAVPDEVFRYSRSLEELLLDANQLKELPKPFFRLLNLRKLGLSDNEIQRLPPEVANFMQLVELDISRNDIPEIPESIKFCRSLEIADFSGNPLSRLPDGFTQLRALAHLALNEVSLQTLPGDIGNLANLVTLELRENLLKCLPTSLSFLVKLEQLDLGSNELEVLPDTLGALPNLRELWLDRNQLSSLPSELGNLRRLVCLDVSENRLEELPSELDGLLALTDLLLTQNLLEVVPDSIGCLKQLSILKVDQNRLTHLTDSIGECENLTELVLTENLLQTLPRSLGKLKKLTNLNVDRNRLGAVPKELGGCASLNVLSLRDNRLGKLPAELADATELHVLDVAGNRLQNLPFALTNLNLKAMWLAENQSQPMLKFQTEDDERTGEKVLTCYLLPQQPSPSLENLLQNSVDDSWTDSNLNRVSVIQFQEETKTEDEDDEAAAERRGLQRRATPHPSELKVMKKGIEDRRNEAFAPRPEREDQPSDAQEKRLSDLSNQSHDSQVSDSTLSAISHEERREVALPSQREDLVDGHSRHEEEDLDEMEVEYIEPTVHFAEEPIIRGGDEDDGEEDGERSDEEDDMAPFPAEKQRLIRKDTPHYKKHFKITKLPQPETVAALLQGFNPDGLGSPARAAEDERDGHEEDEEDEGVGTPRLRLRVEASELEDSRYHVNSSQVKGVSFDQVNNLLIEPARIEEEEHTLTILRQTGGLGISIAGGKGSTPYKGDDEGIFISRVSEEGPAARAGVKVGDKLLEVNGVDLHKAEHHAAVEALRSSGAAVSMTVLRERMVEPENAITTTPLRPEDDYFPRERRSSSGLAFSLEGGHGQGAGLGPLQRLSTCLVRNDRGLGFSIAGGKGSTPYRTGDTGIYISRIAEGGAAHRDGTLRVGDRVISINGVDMTEARHDQAVALLTGTSPTIALLVERDPNAPRSPGLSRQRAHSPPPPEPSDSPDQDEEGLQGNHLGRMEDEYPIEFQRGWCMEVTLVKSGGPLGLSIVGGSDHASHPFGINEPGVFISKVIPHGLACESGLRVGDRILEVNAIDLRHATHQEAVRALLVNKQEIRMLVRRDPSPPGMQEIVIHKQPGEKLGISIRGGAKGHVGNPFDSTDEGIFISKVSSSGAAARDSRLQVGMRILEVNNHSLLGMTHTEAVRVLRAVGDSLVMLVCDGFDPRKVPTAEASPGIIANPFASGIVRKNSMESISSIDRDLSPEEMDIMQKESEMVRETSQWEKEEMEKMERMRLEREEATRLLEEETENIGSGPLKLDYKTLAALPTTSLQKINRTPSSDYTSTESPIREAPYSPTIQPPSHQSSDSSLCSGRETRFASIHFTSTPNTRDHTSSSTRPGAILPVGRMRPSTSPAAPDGLSPSPFQHGPSPFNSQTSDMVYGVRNNFHAKQPSPEPELNNEVFDDGADGQEGAGGAAAVKVAARSALSPDRLEYMNLAAVPRLSRPSLDTQSPSPGGKDSPEQRSFRDRQKYFEIDVKQQTPDKPKPRVSLVGEDDLKKMREEEERKFEQRAREYLLDEEEEDDEEDLAKHVAQMKVTGKVLLDGVEYDVEPVSVPSQPCATPPGYCGSSGPSSVDGKGDTPRNSLDDSFRLEQRPNSMTGLIPVYAGDSAAPIRTAKAERRHQERLRMQSPELAVAPDKDLSPAEKRALEAEKRAMWRAARMKSLEQDALKAQMVIAKSRDGKKRGTLDQLAESPSPAPTPSPTPMEELISPRGLTSPGRLSLSSKSLLTRWTTCSSPTTARSIRVAPPARRPRTPCPLPRPSRRWRCTATSASCDKGAAVWRPPCPRNISHKHDTRRRVHFKETRKALLHIQPCLQSPSRPRFLPPG; this is translated from the exons ATTGCCGGATGGTTTCACTCAGCTGCGAGCGCTGGCTCACTTGGCGCTCAACGAGGTGTCGTTGCAGACTCTGCCCGGCGACATCGGAAA TCTGGCCAACCTGGTGACGCTGGAGCTGAGGGAGAACCTGCTCAAGTGTCTGCCCAC GTCGCTGTCCTTCCTGGTGAAACTGGAACAGCTGGACCTGGGCAGCAACGAACTGGAAGTGTTG CCGGACACACTCGGCGCACTGCCCAACCTGAGGGAGCTTTGGCTGGACCGCAACCAGTTGTCCTCCTTACCATCG GAGCTGGGGAACCTCCGGAGACTGGTGTGTCTGGACGTGTCGGAGAATCGCCTGGAGGAGCTTCCCTCCGAGCTGGACGGCCTCCTGGCCCTCACCGACCTGCTGCTCACACAGAACCTGCTGGAGGTGGTTCCGGACAGCATAG GTTGTCTGAAGCAACTGTCCATCCTCAAGGTGGACCAAAACAGACTTACTCACCTGACGGACTCCATTGGAGAGTGTGAAAACCTGACGGAGCTCGTCCTGACCGAGAACCTCCTCCAG ACGCTTCCTCGCTCGCTGGGCAAGCTGAAGAAGCTGACCAACTTGAATGTGGACCGCAACCGCCTGGGCGCCGTGCCCAAGGAGCTGGGCGGCTGCGCCAGCCTCAACGTGCTCTCGCTGCGCGACAACCGCCTGGGCAAGCTACCCGCTGAGCTCGCCGACGCCACAGAGCTGCACGTGCTGGATGTGGCTGGGAACAG ATTACAAAATCTGCCTTTTGCCTTGACAAACCTCAATTTGAAGGCCATGTGGCTGGCAGAGAACCAGTCGCAGCCCATGCTCAAGTTCCAAACCGAGGATGACGAGCGCACGGGGGAGAAAGTGTTGACCTGCTACCTGCTGCCTCAGCAGCCTTCCCCCAGCCTTG AGAACCTGCTGCAGAACAGCGTGGACGACAGCTGGACGGACAGCAACCTGAACAGAGTCTCGGTCATTCAGTTCCAGGAAGAGACCAAGAccgaggacgaggacgacgaggCTGCCGCCGAGCGCAGG GGCCTTCAGCGTCGAGCCACACCTCATCCCAGCGAGCTAAAGGTGATGAAAAAGGGGATCGAGGACAGGCGGAACGAAGCGTTCGCGCCCAGGCCCGAAAGAGAAGATCAGCCCTCCGATGCGCAG gagaaacggctcagcgACCTCTCGAACCAGAGCCACGACTCGCAGGTGTCCGACAGCACGCTGTCAGCCATCTCCCACGAGGAGCGGCGAGAGGTCGCCTTGCCCTCCCAGAGAGAGGACCTTGTGGACGGGCACTCCCGCCACGAGGAGGAGGACCTGGATGAGATGGAGGTGGAGTACATTGAG CCCACCGTACACTTTGCCGAGGAGCCCATCATCCGCGGCGGGGACGAGGACGACGGCGAGGAAGACGGCGAGCGGAGCGACGAGGAAGATGACATGGCCCCCTTCCCCGCCGAGAAGCAGCGTCTCATCCGGAAGGACACGCCGCACTACAAGAAGCACTTCAAGATCACCAAGTTGCCCCAACCCGAGACGGTGGCGGCCCTCCTGCAGGGCTTCAACCCCGACGGGCTCGGCTCGCCCGCGCGGGCCGCCGAGGACGAGCGGGACGGGCacgaggaggacgaggaagacGAGGGCGTCGGTACCCCTCGACTACGTCTCAGGGTGGAGGCGTCGGAGCTGGAAGACAGCCGATACCACGTCAACTCCAGTCAAGTCAAG GGGGTGTCATTTGATCAAGTCAATAATCTGCTGATTGAACCTGCTCGAATTGAGGAGGAAGAG CACACCTTAACCATCCTGCGCCAAACGGGCGGCCTCGGCATCAGCATTGCCGGCGGGAAAGGGTCCACGCCGTACAAGGGGGACGACGAG GGTATCTTCATCTCCAGAGTTTCTGAGGAAGGACCTGCAGCCAGAGCAGGAGTGAAAGTAGGAGACAAGCTGCTGGAG GTGAACGGCGTGGACCTCCACAAGGCTGAGCACCACGCGGCCGTGGAGGCCCTGCGCAGTTCCGGGGCCGCCGTCTCCATGACGGTGCTGCGCGAGCGCATGGTGGAGCCGGAAAACGCCATCACCACCACGCCGCTCAGGCCCGAGGACGACTACTTCCCACGGGAGAGGCGCAGCAGCAGCGGGCTGGCCTTCAGCTTGGAGGGCGGTCACGGCCAGGGTGCCGGGTTAGGACCCCTGCAGCGCCTCTCCACCTGCTTGGTGCGCAACGACAGGGGGCTGGGCTTCAGCATCGCCGGAGGAAAGGGATCCACGCCGTACCGCACTGGGGACACG gGGATCTACATCTCTCGGATTGCAGAGGGGGGAGCAGCCCACCGAGACGGCACGCTACGCGTAGGCGACCGGGTCATCTCT ATCAATGGTGTAGACATGACAGAGGCCAGACATGACCAGGCAGTAGCGCTCCTTACCGGCACCTCGCCCACTATCGCCCTACTGGTTGAGCGAGACCCCAACGCCCCGCGCTCCCCGGGCCTCTCCCGGCAGCGGGCCCACTCCCCGCCGCCACCGGAGCCCTCGGACTCTCCGGACCAGGACGAAGAGGGCCTGCAGGGGAACCACCTGGGCCGAATGGAGGATGAATACCCCATTGAG TTCCAGAGAGGATGGTGCATG GAAGTGACGCTGGTCAAGTCAGGCGGTCCCCTCGGCCTGAGCATCGTGGGGGGCAGCGACCACGCCAGCCACCCCTTCGGCATCAACGAACCCGGGGTGTTCATCTCAAAG GTGATCCCTCACGGTTTGGCGTGTGAAAGCGGCTTGCGTGTGGGTGACCGGATCCTGGAGGTGAACGCCATCGACCTGCGCCACGCTACGCACCAGGAGGCCGTGCGGGCGCTGTTGGTCAACAAACAGGAGATCCGGATGCTGGTGCGCAGAGATCCCTCGCCGCCCGGGATGCAG GAAATTGTGATCCACAAGCAGCCAGGGGAGAAACTGGGAATCAGTATACGTGGAGGAGCTAAAGGCCACGTAGGAAATCCTTTTGACTCGACTGATGAGGGCATCTTCATATCCAAG GTGAGCTCAAGTGGCGCGGCCGCCCGGGACAGCCGGTTGCAGGTGGGCATGCGCATCCTGGAGGTGAACAACCACAGCTTGCTTGGCATGACGCACACAGAGGCCGTGCGAGTGTTGCGGGCCGTGGGCGACTCCCTGGTCATGCTGGTGTGCGACGGCTTCGACCCGCGCAAAGTGCCCACTGCGGAG GCGTCTCCTGGCATCATCGCCAACCCTTTTGCATCAGGCATCGTTCGTAAAAACAGTATGGAGAGTATCTCTTCTATAGATAGAGACCTGAGCCCAGAAGAGATGGACATCATGCAAAAG GAGTCTGAGATGGTGAGGGAGACGTCCCAGTGGGAGAAGGAAGAGATGGAGAAAATG GAGCGTATGCGCTTGGAACGAGAGGAGGCAACTCGCCTGCTAGAAGAGGAGACCGAG AACATCGGCAGTGGACCTTTAAAGCTGGACTACAAAACCTTGGCAGCGTTGCCCACCACCAGCCTGCAGAAGATCAATAGG ACCCCATCATCTGATTACACCAGCACCGAGAGTCCAATCAGAGAAGCCCCCTACTCTCCGACAATCCAGCCG CCCAGCCACCAGTCTTCCGATAGCTCCCTGTGTTCCGGCAGGGAGACCCGCTTC GCAAGCATTCATTTCACCTCCACCCCCAACACCAGGGACCACACTTCATCCTCT ACCCGACCGGGCGCCATCCTCCCCGTCGGGCGCATGCGACCGAGCACCTCCCCGGCCGCTCCGGACGGCCTCAGCCCTAGCCCCTTCCAGCATGGCCCCTCTCCCTTCAACTCTCAGACCTCT GACATGGTGTATGGTGTGAGGAACAATTTCCATGCCAAGCAGCCTTCTCCAGAG CCCGAGTTGAACAACGAGGTGTTTGACGACGGCGCGGACGGTCAGGAGGGGGCCGGCGGAGCTGCGGCCGTCAAGGTCGCGGCCCGCTCCGCCCTCTCGCCTGACCGTTTGGAGTACATGAATCTGGCGGCCGTGCCTCGTCTCTCCAGGCCGTCCCTGGACACGCAG AGTCCGTCGCCCGGTGGCAAGGACAGCCCGGAGCAGCGCTCCTTCCGGGATCGGCAGAAATACTTTGAGATCGACGTGAAGCAGCAGACGCCCGACAAGCCCAAGCCTCGCGTCTCGCTGGTCGGCGAGGACGACCTCAAGAAGATGAGGGAGGAGGAAG AGCGTAAATTTGAGCAGAGAGCGCGGGAGTACCTGCtggacgaagaggaggaggatgacgagGAGGACCTGGCCAAGCACGTGGCGCAGATGAAGGTGACTGGCAAGGTGCTGCTGGACGGAGTGGAGTACGACGTGGAGCCCGTGTCCGTGCCGTCGCAGCCGTGCGCCACGCCGCCCGGCTACTGCGGGAGTTCAGG GCCCTCGTCAGTGGACGGTAAAGGAGACACACCGAGGAATTCGTTGGACGACAGCTTCAGACTGGAGCAGCGGCCCAACTCCATGACTGG tTTGATCCCCGTGTACGCCGGTGACTCCGCGGCTCCCATTCGCACGGCCAAAGCCGAGCGGCGACACCAGGAGAGGCTCCGCATGCAGAGTCCGGAGCTGGCCGTGGCCCCGGACAAGGACCTCTCCCCCGCCGAGAAGCGAGCCCTGGAGGCCGAGAAGAGAGCCATGTGGAGAGCGGCACG GATGAAGTCTCTGGAACAGGACGCGCTCAAAGCCCAGATGGTCATCGCCAAGTCTCGGGACGGGAAAAAGCGCGGCACCCTGGACCAGCTGGCGGAGTCGCCCTCGCCCGCGCCCACACCCTCGCCCACCCCGATGGAAG AGCTCATCAGTCCTCGAGGACTAACCTCCCCGGGCAGACTG TCCCTGTCATCAAAGAG TCTCCTGACGCGGTGGACGACGTGCAGTTCACCGACGACGGCTCGCAGCATCCGG gTCGCGCCACCGGCCCGGAGGCCGAGGACCCCGTGCCCGCTACCTCGGCCCTCGAGGAGATGGCGCTGTACAGCAACAAGCGCAAGCTGCGACAAGGGCGCCGCAGTTTGGAGACCGCCGTGCCCACGTAACATCTCACATAAACACGACACAAGAAGAAGAGTCCATTTTAAAGAGACCAGGAAAGCGCTCCTTCATATCCAGCCTTGCCTTCAGTCGCCATCGAGACCGCGCTTCCTCCCGCCCGGCTAA